CATTTACCAATCCCAATGTTGGATTAACATGACCATAGGCTGAAATATTCAAAAAAAGTATCTTTGACATAAGTTCACGTCCTTTTTCTCATCTTTTCTAATTAAATTCTATAATCTTATGAAACTCAAATATTATATTCAAATTTAAAACACATAAAAAGACCAATTATTCTTAAACTTAAACTCTTTTAAGAAAAATTGGTCTCTAGTGCTCTAGTCAACCATAATATTAAAGTTTGATTTCGAAGTTTTAATTATACACATTATTCTTATATATTTAGTACGATATATATTATCTCTGTTCTATCATATTATGTCAATATGGTTTTTAGTAAATCCAATATTTATTTAAAAATCACTTAAATAATTCCAACAAAAAATTCAAACTTATATATCTTTTAAACTAAACATTTCCGGCGTCGTATAATCAACTTTTAATTCCCTTAAACAGGTCATATTATCTCTTTTCTCTGTAATATTATAGGAAATAGCCACTTCTATTTCAGTACCTTTCAAATACTTAATTTTCTCTGGTTCAAACTGGATAAAGCCATATTCCTTATTTTCTTCATAATCTTCTATTCCATTTTTACTAAATGCTGATATTACCTCTGAAATATCCTTTCCAAATACCTTAGCTGTCTTTAAATAATAATCTCTGTTTGAAAAAATTGTGTTTTTCAATGAAGCTTTATAAATTGTATTTTGTCTATATATCTGGCCAGTATGTTTATTTTCCAACGAACAGTAATGTGCACCTATTTTCAAATTGTTATCCAATATAAATTCTAATAATTTTAAACTTAAAAGCTCACTTTCAGATACAGCCAAGCCACCAGAATACCAGTAATTATAAAGTACTTTGAAAGGTGGATATTTTAGCTTAAATCCTCTTTTTACATATTCATCTCTATTGTTATATGGAAAGCAAAATTCTAAGAGATTAATTCCATCTACATTTAATTTTTCTAAATCAAATATTAATTGCTTCATTTCTTCAAAGGTTCCTGGAATAACAGGCATTTCTACAAATACCTCAGGTATATATTGACGAGCAAGTGCTATTTTTTTCAATACTGTATTGTGTAATTCTAAACCATCTTCTAATTTAATACTAAAACGTATTTCTCTTAATTCTGCTTCACACAATTTTTTAGCAAGCTTTTCATCCAATAGATCACCAGAGGTATATAATCTTGTATGTACATTTTTCATGTAATTTTTAATATAATTAAAATACTCAACAGTATCTTGCTTATGTAAGAGTGGTTCACCTCCTGAAAGAGCCATATAATTAATATTTTTCTCTGTTTTTATGATATGTTTTAATTGTGATTTCCAATCTCTTTTACTATTATGAAACGATTCATACTCTTCCTGATTTGCGTTAAAACAATAATAGCAATTTCTATGGCACATCAAAGAAATATATGTAGTTACACTTCCAATGCCCTTAGCGCAAGCCTCACAGGCAGGAGATATAAAATTATTATAAATACTTTTATCATCATTGCGAAAAATAATTTGTTTTTGTTTTAAGCGATTTAATACCTTTTTTGTCTCTATACTTATCTCTTCATTTTTATCAAAAGAAATTCCGTATTGCTCTACCTGTTCAATAAAATTCTTTAAAATATCCAGATAAAAGGATGCATATTCTTTAAATACTGGATTTTTAACTAAATTTATTGTCTTCTCATTAATATCTATTACCATAAAATCTCCCCTTTTATTTTTAAATTGCTGTAATCAGTATACTAAATTTTAAAATTCAGTATATGAACCCCCTTGTTATACTTTAAATGAATTATAAGTGAATTATTTAATTAAAGTCAATAAACACATAACAAACTAATATTTATTTTACTATTCTAAAATAAATATATAATTTATTGTTAAATATGAAATATAATTTATATATTTTCAAAATTTATAATTTTAATATAAATTTTAAGTAAATTCCAACTTTTTTTATAATCGTATTGACATAAAATAAAAAAATAATGATAATATAAATATATTAAAATGATAATAAGACTAAAGATATAAAAAATGAATCAGCATACTGATAGCTATTTCTTTTAAAACACTTATAGAAAATATTAAACAAAATTGTAATTATGGTTGACTAGAAATACTAGAGGCTAATTTTTTCTCAAAACAATTTGAGAAAAAATTAGCCTTTTTATATTATGTAAATAAATTAGAAATTAATATTTACAAATTTTATAAATATTTAATATAACCTATATTTAAAAATTATTCTAAAAGGAGTTGTAAACATGTCAAAAAAAATAAAGGAAATACAAATCTTCAGGCATATCATACAGATAATCTTATTTTTTCTTTTACCCGGTGTATACATATTGGCCTTTAGTGAATTAAAATCTATTTTCCAGATGATCATCAGAGGAAATTTTAATTTTATTCAATCTCTTCCTGGTTTAATAGAATTTACAGTAGCAATTATTTTTACTATTTTAATGGGTAGATTTTTCTGTGGATGGTTTTGTGCTTTTGGCAGCTTTAATGATTGGATACATATAGCTTCAAAAAAAATATTAAAAACTGATTTTAAAATTAGTGAAAAACTTGATTCTATACTCAAATATATAAAATATGGAATATTAGCTTTAATTCTAATTTTTATACTTACTGGTAAAAATGACATTCTAAACGGCACAAGTCCTTGGGATGCTTTTGCGCAGATAACTAATTTCTCCACTGTAATATCTACTATAACTATTGGCTTTATATTTTTAATTTTGATACTTATAGGAAATATTTTTATTGAAAGATTTTTTTGCAGATATTTGTGTCCTTTAGGTGCTGTGTTTTCTTTAATCTCTAAAATAAGTATATTAAAAATAAGCAAACCAACTGAGAAATGTGGTAATTGTAGAATATGTACAAATAATTGTTCAATGGGATTAAAACTTTATAGTATAGATAACATCCGTGGAGGAGAATGTATAAATTGCTTAAGATGTGTAGAAACCTGTCATAGGGAAAATCCACATGTAAATATAATTAATACAGAAGTTAATTCAGCAACAGCCAGTTCTTTTGTTGTAGCTATTTTTGCAGGTATATATGGCATAACTAATTTTGGAAATTCAATCTCAATTCAGAAAGGCTTAGCTTCTTCCAATGCAGTAATATCCAGTACTGTTTCACAAGGAATTAAATATAAGGATGGAGATTACCCAGGAACTGGTATAGGCTTTAATGGCGGTACAACAAAAGTTTCTGTTACTATAAAAAATAGTAAAATTAATGCTATCAAAACAATATCAACTGAAGATACTCCAGACTTTTATAAAAATGTGGAAAATATTATTCCAAATAAAATAATTTCAACTCAATCAACAAGTTCAGTTGATACTGTATCTGGAGCAACTTATAGCAGTAAAGGCATTATTGATGCAACTCAAAATGCATTGAATAAAGCCAAATAAAATTAATTAAAAAAGTGCCTTACAATGTATAAAAACACTTTGTTAGGCACTCTATTTTCACATAAATTATTTAGTAATATCCAATATCATAACAATTGAATTTCATCTCCTGATTTTATCCACCCATCCCTCAGTACTCTGGCAAATATAACTTCTTTTGACATAGCACAGGTGCCTGTTGAATTTCTTATTTTTATTTTACATCCTTGATAGCATTCCTTACCTATCTGAGTAATTTCTAAAATAACTTCTCCAATCTTAAGATTTTTTCCCACAGAAAGTTCATGAAAAACTACTCCTTCACTAGTAATATTTTCCACAAACTTAGCATTGCAAAATCCCTTTATTTTTAATTTGTTAATCTTATCTATACTCTCTTGACCAAGTAAACTTACCTGCCTAGCTCCGCTTCCAGCGTGGACATCACCTAATAACCCATAATCAACTTTAAAATATCCCTTTTCAATAGTATGTTTTGCGATTCCTTTTTTCTCACTTATGTTTAATGCAACAATACTGGCCACTACTCTTCCCCCTTTAAAGACAGCTATTTATCTTTTACAATATACCCCATATGTTGCTTTGTTTACATCTATTGTAAAACTTTCAAACTAATAAATTTCAATAATTAATGTTTAACTTTAAACTCTATCAATAGCTTTTAAATGAACATCTTTATCTACTTTCTTTGCAAAAGTCAACTTTTTATCATTATGTGTTATTACCCTGCCAATACTTGAATAATCATAGCCTCCAAGCCTATCCAGTTCTTTTAAGAATATATTGCTTTTCATAATATCAATTAACTCTTTAATAGTCTCCATTTCCAAATATTCTTCAGGCACTGCAAAATCGTATTCTTCATTGCACACTGGAATAAAATCAAGACCCATAATCTCTGCTGCTGAATATACTCCAAGACCGCAGTCTACATCTCCACTGGCTACTGCTGCAGCTACAGACAGATGAGTAAATTCCTCTCTTTCATATCCGTTAATATCTTTTGGAGAAATATTTAATTTTTTCAAATAATAATCTAATAACAGCCTTGTGCCTGCTCCTCTTTGTCTATTTACAAAACGTACACCTTTTTTGTATATGTCTGAGATTTCTTTAAGGCACAATGGATTTCCCTTTTGAACCATAAGCCCTTGGATTCTATTTACTACCTTTATTAAGGCTATATTTTTACCTTTTAAGTATTTATTAATGTAAAAAATATTATATTTTCCACTTTCCATATCCAATAGATGAATTGGAGCGATATGGGTTTCTCCATTTTTCAGTGCCATTATACCTCCCATACTTCCAGTATGAGCAGATGATAAGTAATAATCAGGATTTTTTACATGAATCAGATCGGAAAGTATGTCCAATATAGGATCATGGCTTCCTATACAAACAATAGTATTTTTAATTTCATCTATATTTTTCATAAGGCTTATTTGTACCTTGCTTCCAGCCTCAATCCCCTCTACATTTTGTGGAATTTCCAATATTCCATCTGCTCTTACAAGAGACATGGTAGACCCTGCCCCTCTTGAAAGTGGGGTAGCAATGAATTTATTTCCCACATATCCAAGCTTCATTCTCACAAATTCCAAATACTTTAAGGAAGACATAACTCTTCTCGATAGAGTAGCCTCTAGCCTTTGTACTTTTTCAGTTTTCTTTCCCTGATATCCTTCTATAATTACTTTGAGAATCTTATCCATTATAAAATAAGCGGAAACTGGATATCCAGGAATTCCAAGAACCGGCTTGTTTTCAACTTCTCCCAGGACAACTGGTTTACCTGGCTTTATAGATACACCGTGTATATAAACTTCTCCTAAATCCGAAATCACATCGCTGGTATAGTCCTCCCTACCTGCAGAAGAACCCGCATTTATTATCACTATATCACATTCTGAAACAGCCTTTTTTAAGATACTTTTTAAAATATCATAATTATCCTTAACTATCCCATATCGTTTTGGTATCCCGCCGTATTGAGTAACTTGAGCACTAAATACTCTTGAATTAAAGTCAATTATATCTCCTATTTTAAGATTGCTGCCCGGATCTACAAGTTCAGTGCCGGTTGGAATAACACCTATTAAAGGCTTTTTATACACTTCAACGGTATTTACTCCTCCTGCTAACATTGCTCCTATATCCACCGGTCTTATCATATGCCCAGAGGGTACAATAAGTTGATTTTCAACTATATCTTCACCTAATGGCCTTATATGCTGCCAGGGTGCTGCACTTTTATATATTTTAACTTTATCTCCATCTATTTTAACTGTATCCTCAACCATTATTACACAATCATATTCTCTTGGAATTGGATCACCTGTATCTACAACTAAATAATCCTTGCCTTCTTCTAGTGTAATAGGCCTCTTTTCAGAAGCACCTATAGTTTTTAAGCTTTGGACAGCAATACCATCCATAGCAGAACAATTATAGAAGGGAGAAGATATTTTTGAATAAACTGCTTCTGAAGTAACCCTTCCTAAGGCTTCTTCTGTATTTAGCAATTCCTTATTTAAAAATGAATGTTTTATTCTTCCCAAATATTCACTGAGAGCTTCTTTTAATTCATAATTTGACAAATATACTTTTTGCACCATAATGATCACCTCTGAAATTTATAAACATATACTTTTTCATGTTCATAAACTCCTTCCACATTTTTATTGATTTTTATGTAACCCCATGCTTTTGTAAATCCACTGATAGCTGCAGATTTACTCAAAACAGGTGCAGCTATATATTCTCCATTCACATTGTTAATAGTAACTGGAAGATATTCTTCTCTTCCCTTAGCTTTATGATAATTCATGTTGAATTTACAGGGAATAGGATAATCCACATCCTCAAATCCCATCATTGCATTAATAATGTATCTAACTAGTATTCTATAAACCACAGCACAGGAAAGTGGATGCCCTGGAAGACCAAAGATAGGCTTATCTTTTATCTTCCCAAGTATAGTTGGCTTACCTGGCTTTATAGATATTCCATGAAAAAGTATTCCATGAGCTCCAAGTTCATCAATAACCTTTGCAGTTTCATCTTTTTTCCCTACAGAACTGCCTCCAGATACTAGCACTAAATCACATTCATTTACAGCTCTTTTAACAGTTTCAAATAATTCTTCATAATTATCTTTAATGATCCCATATAGTATAGGTTGTCCACCATCTTCAATAACCGAAGAATAAATAAGATAAGAGTTAATATCTCTAATTTCACCAAGCTGCGGCTGTTTTTCAGGAGATACAATTTCATCTCCTGTAGAAATTATTCCAATCCTCGGTTTACAAAATACTTGTACTTTAGTGATTCCTAAGCTGGATAGCATACTTATGCCGTAAGGTTTCAGTATTGTTCCCTGTTTCAGCACAGTTTCTCCAAATTCCACATCTTCATCTTCATTCAATACATTTTCTCCAAAGGAAATAGACTTATTGGCAAGTACAGTAGCATCATCCATTTTATCTATGTATTCTATCATAATCACACTATCAGTACCCTCAGGAAGCATTCCTCCAGTTGGTATATACATACATTCACCTGGATACTCTAGTGATTTAACTGGCATTTTCCCCATTTTAACTTCTCCTTTTAAATCAAGCAAGGAAGGCATACTTTCACTAGCACCCTGAAGATCTCTAAACTTAACAGCATATCCATCCACCATAGATCTTTTAAATCCAGGAATGTTTAAAGGTGATGTAATATCCTTGGATAACACTCTGCCATTGCACTCTTTAATATCTATCAATTCTGTTTTTAAAATTAACTTAAAGTTACAGTTTATAATATTCTTTGCCTCTTCTACAGATACTACATTATAAAAATTCATACTAAGCCCCCTATAATATAAACAAGAGACTAATTTTTCTGAAATAAGCTTAAGAAAAATTAGTCTCTAGTGTCTTCTAGTCAACTAAATAATTATTATGATTCCAATTTAGAATTTAATAGCAATATAACATATTATTCTTATGTGTTTAGTAAGATATATATTATCACCATTTTTTATATTATGTCAATATGTTTTAAATAAATTTTGTAAATTTGTAATTAAATAAAATAATTTTTAGATAAATACCAGTTTTGTTTATAATCATATTGACATAAAGGGAAAAAATAAGGATAATATAAATATATTAAACAAATAAAAATATTATGGTTGACTAGAAAAACTAGAGGCTAATTTTTTCTTAAAAATATTTAAGAAAAAATTAGCCTTTTATTTTATTTAAATTTAATAATTATTAAAATATTTTTTATTTTAATCTTTAATATTTATTTTTTGTTAATAAAAGTAATTTTTCCATATAGAAAAGGAGGAAATTTATTATGTTTAATATTGGCTTTGGTGAATTAATTTTAATTCTATTGATTGCTTTCCTTGTAGTTGGTCCTCAGGACTTACCTAAAGTTGCCAGAGCACTTGCCCGTGCCTTGAAGTATTTTCATGGTATTATAGGTGAAATAACACAATCTGTAAACTTAGATTCAGAATTAACTGAAATCAGTAATGTAAAAAGTAAAATTCAACAGACAGTAAAAAATGTTAATCCGTTAAATGATATTGACAATGAAATAAACGACGTAAAAGAGAAATTGAAATCAACTGAAAAGACATTAAAAAAATCAAGTAATTTCTGATTCATATAATTTTTACATAAGAATTACATAAATTAAAAACTTAATTTATATCAAAGAAAATCATAATGAAAAACTTATTTAATTTATAATCATACTATGAGGAGGAAAATTTATGAGATTTGGAAAAGCAGAAATTTTATTACTTATATTGCTTGCACTAATATTTTTTGGCGGTGGGAAACTTGGCAACGTGGGTAAATCTCTTGGAAAAAGTATAAAAGAGTTCAAAGAAGAAATAAAAGATAATAACAAAGAAACAGTTAAGAAGGCTGAATCTGATGATAAAGAGAAAGCATAAATTAGAAGAACATATCCATATTTATAATAAAAAAGCGGCCACAGCCGCGTTATTTCGCTTCGCTCAACTTCTTTTGGGCGAAGCCCTTTAATTAGACCCATTTCTTAGCATATCTATTTCATAATATTTTTATAAAGCTAAAACCTTTGCGAAGCATATTGATGCTCCGCATTTTAATACTCATAAGTTATACCATGAACTCCGTCATATTTTCTTGGTCTCATTATAGCTCCGCATTTCTCGCAACTAAATGTAGGAGGTTCAATTACATTTTCATCATCTATTTCATCAAACATCTCAACTACATCCCTTGGTATATATTCTTCAACTCCACATTCTGTACATATATATAAGACTCCGTCTTCTTCAATTAAATTTTCTTTCAATTTAGCTTTATATTTTGCCCTTTGTTTATCTTTTATTTTTTTATTCTTTTTAGCCATAATAACTACCTTCCTTTATACATATAATGGCTCTATTTTATCACGAATTATTCCCTTAATCACACCATAATTGTACATTATCTCTTCAATTTTTATTTTGTTTTCACCTATTATTTTCTCTTTAAATTTTTCTCTTACACTTACATTTTTATAGTATATATCATGAAATTTCATCTGTGTTCCACACTTTTCACATTTTAATGGATTCACTCCAAATGTAAGAAGTATTCTTGTTTGCCAATTATTAATTTTTCTTTTGAACTCAGCAACTTTTTCATTTACCAACTTAAAAAATTTATTTTTATGTCTTGTGTTTTTAGCATATATTCCATAATATCTTATCATCTTAAAATTCTTTTCTGGTATGTGTCTTATTACTCTACCTATAAAATCAATAACATCTATTTCCTCTACAACTTCTTCACCATCTTCATGTCTTTCATAACGAAAAGTTACTTTTTTACCATCATACTTTATTATTCTTGATTCAGCGATAGCTGGTCTTGCTGTATATCTTCCAACATACTTTCCTGCTTGCTTTGCTGTTTTTATTTCACCTTTTCCATATACATAAAATCCATTCTCTAACCTTTTATATAGCTTATTTTTTAATTTTTTAAATTCTTTTTTTCCACTTTTAAGATTAATTCCTATTTCGTCTAACAATATTTTTTGCCATCTTTTCCTTAGTGCTGTATAATTTATATGTTTTGTATTCCTCCAAATTGTAATTTCTCCAGCACCACCTTCGGTGACAATTAAGTGAACATGTGGATTCCATTTTAAGTCTCTTCCAAAAGTATGAATTACTGAGATTATTCCTGGTGTAAAACATTCTTTTTTATTTAAATCTCTAAACCAGCTCATAATTGCTTTTGCTGAACATTTAGGTAATAATGATAATAGTTTTCTATCCCTAGCAAAATATATTCTAAGTTCCTGTGGAATTGTAAATACCATATGTCTATGCTTTGAGTTAATAAGTCTTGCCACCATTTCATCAGACCATTCTTCAGATTTTTTCTTACCACATGAGGTACAAAATCTACTTTTACAGCTAAATCCAACTCTTTTTATATGACCACAATTTTCACACTTAAACTCAATAAATCCATTATCTAAGGATTTACAATTAATCATCTTATCAACTTCTCTACTTATGTTAGCTCTAATTTTCCCTTTATATATCTCACTGAATTTTTCCCAATTATCCACAAATATTTGTTTTATAACACCTTGCATAATCATCACCAATCACTAAATTTGCTAATAATTATATCAAAAATCCTATTCCAAAATATTACTTGTAATATTTTCCTCAAACTTCTAACATTAGATTTTTCAAGCCCTGCCGGGCAATATTTTTATACAAAAAATTTTTAAATTCCTAATATATGAAAAATTTAATGACAATAAATTAGGAACCCCAAAAACTATATTAGATCACTTAAAAGATCTGCGTAAAATGTTATTAATAATTTCTATTTCTATAGGTGCTGCTTTTAATATAATTCTTATCTTTTTTGTAACCTACATAATGGATTTTATAGTTAGGCCTTTAAAAACTATGCATATTGAAATTATCTATACTGGATTGTCTGAATCCTTTACTTCACAAGTTAAGGTTTCTTTAATTGCCGGTGTAATTGTAGTATCACCAATTATTTTTTGGCAAGTTTGGACTTTTTTAAAACCAGCTCTTTACCCGAAAGAACGATTAATATTTGGCAGTCTGTTTATTTCAGGTATTTTCCTATTTATTTTGGGAGTAGTATTTGCCTATTTAGTTGTACTAAATTTATCCATTAATTTTTTTGTTTATACCAGTGGTACTTCGGCAACTCCCATGATTTCCATAAGCAAATATGTAGATTTCCTATTTAGTTTTCTACTACCCTTTGGAATAACTTTTGAACTTCCAATAGTACTTATTATTTTAACACGATTAGGCATAATTACTGTCAGCAAGCTTTCAAAATATAGAAAATATGTTATATTTGCTATATTTGTTATTGCAGCCATATTAACTCCACCTGATGTGGTTTCCCAAATTTCAATGGCTATACCCATTATAATTCTCTATGAAATCAGTATTTTAGCATGTAAATTAGTTAAAAAACGAATCTGATGCAATAATAATATAATTTATCCTTCTAAAATTAGAGCTGTATTACAATGTATATATTTATTGTAATACAGCATCATTTAACAATATAAAAGAGATTTCTTTCCTACTGATTTCTAAAATCATTTTGAGACAATCTCATCCATAACTAAATTGGTTTCAAGTATTTCTTTTTACTATAACATGACATGCAAAGCTCTTCTTCTGCCTCCGGCTTTACAGGTGCACCACATTCTTTACAAACTGCCGACTTAATTTTTGTTTTTACTGGGAGAAAAGCATTGTAAATATATACTAATTTCATCCCTTCAATTGCTTTATTTATACAGACATTTTCACATACTCTGCAGCTGTCACATTTCCATACAGTATGATTTATAATCCTTGTGCCCTTTTCTCCTTCAGAAATATGAATTGCTTTTTGAGGACAAACTTTTTCACAAATTCCACACCCCCAGCATCTACTGCCAAATACAGGTGTATACCATCCAAATTTTTTTTGATCAATATTCAGATATTTAATATTTTTTAATCTGTTTAGTAATACTTTCCTATAAAGTATTCCATCTAATTTAATACTTGCATCTTCTGGCAGCAGAGTAGTAATTGTCGCCTTTGTTTTTTTCAATATAAATGCAAACATATCCCTTCTAGAAAAATGTTTTTGAGGCATTGCTGACCCAATATCGTTGATAATAATGCGCTTATTGTATAATTCCTCTCCCAAAAATTCTCTTACACGTTTTAGCTTTATTTCTATTAATTTTTCATCAGAAGACTTTTCTGAACAACTATCACAACTTCTTCTGACAATTATTACTGGTCTTTCTAAAGCTAAACAAGCCAATATCTCCCAGGGATAGGAAGCTATACAATGTAATTTTATATCCACAGATATTTCTTCCTTGTGACATGCTAAAATAATCTCCTCTCCCTTTACTTCATATATAATATTTAGAATTTTATTCATGGTACTAGAAGAAGATCGTATCGTTCTTGATGGACATACAGAAACACATATATTACAATTAATACATTTATACCAATCAATCTTTTTTAAATTTGTAGATTTTATTATTCCCTGACTGCAGAATGTCTGACATGCTGTACATACCTTTTTCCTCTGATTTTTATTGATACAACCATCATATTCAATAGTTGGATGATTTTCATCTATTAATTTATTGAATAAATAATTAGTTAACAGATCATTTAACATTATAGTACCGTTGTCAAAACCTTATAAAACTCTATAAGTTTGGTTAATTTTCCGTTCAATATACTAAAATTTTGTTGAAGCTACTTTAATTCGTATAGCACTCAGTACTTAAATTTTCATACTGTTCATACTATATAGCAGTTTCATCAACAGTATGAAATACTTATAGGTATTATTTTACGTTTTACAACAATTCACCTCTTTAAATTTATATTATCTAATACCTCAATAATAATATCGTAATCAATAACTAAAAATTCCTTCAAAATATTAGCCATCTCTGGATAATATAATTTAGAATCTGACTTTTGCATTGCATTTGCAAAATCAGGAATCCATTTTTGAAGATGATATTCCAAGAAATTTTTTTGATCCTTTAACAGTTGAACTACTATTTCCATATTTTCATTTTCAAATTCCTTTTGCATTTTTTTGCTTAAGCAGAAAATGAATTCTAATTCCAGTGCAATATGGTCATCTGCTACATGAAGATATCTGGTGGGAATAATGCCATGCTTCATATAAATTTTACGGACTTGTAAAGTGCTTTCCCTGAATAAAATACGTTCCTTTGTTATATATACAGATTCCCAGGGAGGGGCTGGCATTTTTTCCGGTCCTATAAGTAATCTTGTATACTCCATTTTAAGTTTATCAATAAAATCATCCTTTATTTTATAGGCAATAGATTTCAAAAATTCTGCTGCATCCACCATGGAATGATTATCTTCCATATCCAATAACTCCAAAGCATCTGTGGTAGTGTGAGCGGTTACTAATTTTAATTGTTCACGGCTTGGTTCAGCACCAAATATATTGTGAAATATTCCATACAAATAAGTTCTGCTTGCAATAAGTATTTCAATACTTTCTCTTTGATCTATCATGTTAAATTTCTCCAATCTTAGTGGTTATAAATACTGCATAGAACAAATATTTACTTATAATCGCTGACACTATTATAAAAAGAACAGCTAAAAGCTTTGCTTCATTTCCCACCCTTATCAAATTTATTCCATTATATTTTTTCCCTGAAATACCCTTCCAGAAGAAAAATATAACTGCAAAAACTGCAAATAAATATTTTAATATAACCAATATACTGCTCCCACTAGCAGATACTGTTCCTAATGTAGATAAATTGTACCTATAAAAAACTTCACTTACAATTTGTATTATAAATGCCAAAAATATTGCTGTACCAATAAATTTTTTAGACTTTTCTGTCTGATATCTATAATCAGAAGAATAATATAATATTCCTCCAATCAAAATTACACTAGTATAAAAATTTATAAAGGTCCCTATGCCATTCCAAGAAGGAATACCTGTAAATG
This genomic window from Clostridium pasteurianum DSM 525 = ATCC 6013 contains:
- a CDS encoding twin-arginine translocase TatA/TatE family subunit encodes the protein MRFGKAEILLLILLALIFFGGGKLGNVGKSLGKSIKEFKEEIKDNNKETVKKAESDDKEKA
- a CDS encoding IS91 family transposase, encoding MQGVIKQIFVDNWEKFSEIYKGKIRANISREVDKMINCKSLDNGFIEFKCENCGHIKRVGFSCKSRFCTSCGKKKSEEWSDEMVARLINSKHRHMVFTIPQELRIYFARDRKLLSLLPKCSAKAIMSWFRDLNKKECFTPGIISVIHTFGRDLKWNPHVHLIVTEGGAGEITIWRNTKHINYTALRKRWQKILLDEIGINLKSGKKEFKKLKNKLYKRLENGFYVYGKGEIKTAKQAGKYVGRYTARPAIAESRIIKYDGKKVTFRYERHEDGEEVVEEIDVIDFIGRVIRHIPEKNFKMIRYYGIYAKNTRHKNKFFKLVNEKVAEFKRKINNWQTRILLTFGVNPLKCEKCGTQMKFHDIYYKNVSVREKFKEKIIGENKIKIEEIMYNYGVIKGIIRDKIEPLYV
- the tatC gene encoding twin-arginine translocase subunit TatC — protein: MYEKFNDNKLGTPKTILDHLKDLRKMLLIISISIGAAFNIILIFFVTYIMDFIVRPLKTMHIEIIYTGLSESFTSQVKVSLIAGVIVVSPIIFWQVWTFLKPALYPKERLIFGSLFISGIFLFILGVVFAYLVVLNLSINFFVYTSGTSATPMISISKYVDFLFSFLLPFGITFELPIVLIILTRLGIITVSKLSKYRKYVIFAIFVIAAILTPPDVVSQISMAIPIIILYEISILACKLVKKRI
- a CDS encoding 4Fe-4S dicluster domain-containing protein; the protein is MLNDLLTNYLFNKLIDENHPTIEYDGCINKNQRKKVCTACQTFCSQGIIKSTNLKKIDWYKCINCNICVSVCPSRTIRSSSSTMNKILNIIYEVKGEEIILACHKEEISVDIKLHCIASYPWEILACLALERPVIIVRRSCDSCSEKSSDEKLIEIKLKRVREFLGEELYNKRIIINDIGSAMPQKHFSRRDMFAFILKKTKATITTLLPEDASIKLDGILYRKVLLNRLKNIKYLNIDQKKFGWYTPVFGSRCWGCGICEKVCPQKAIHISEGEKGTRIINHTVWKCDSCRVCENVCINKAIEGMKLVYIYNAFLPVKTKIKSAVCKECGAPVKPEAEEELCMSCYSKKKYLKPI
- a CDS encoding TorD/DmsD family molecular chaperone, whose protein sequence is MIDQRESIEILIASRTYLYGIFHNIFGAEPSREQLKLVTAHTTTDALELLDMEDNHSMVDAAEFLKSIAYKIKDDFIDKLKMEYTRLLIGPEKMPAPPWESVYITKERILFRESTLQVRKIYMKHGIIPTRYLHVADDHIALELEFIFCLSKKMQKEFENENMEIVVQLLKDQKNFLEYHLQKWIPDFANAMQKSDSKLYYPEMANILKEFLVIDYDIIIEVLDNINLKR